The window CACCGCCCGGGCCAGACCGCGGCCCTCGGGGTCCGCCGCCGGCGGCGTCCGGGCGTCGTGGCCGGCGCCGTAGCCGGTCACCTCGGCATAGATGCGGGCGCCGCGCCGCAGTGCCGCCTGCTTCTCCTCCAGCACCAGCAGCGCGGCCCCTTCGCCGGGCAGCCCGCCGCTGCGGTCCCGGTCGTAGGGCCGGTAGGCCCCCTGTCCCCGGTCGTTACGGGTGCTCAGGATGCCCAGCCGGTCCAGCAGCGTCATCGACCACCAGCTGGTGGCGTCGTCGTAGCCGCCCGCGATCGCCACGTCCGCGTCCCCGCGGCGCACCGCACGCATGGCCCGGCCGATCGCGGTGGCACCCGCGTCCGCGTAGCCCGCGAAGAAGGTGCTGGAACCCCGGATGCCGTAGGTCTGCGAGATGTTGAACACCGCGCCGGCCGGCAGCCCTTCGACGAAGAACAAGGGCGGCATGATGACGTCGCCGCGCCGGGCGAGGTGTTCCATGTCGGCGGTGCCGTCCGGGCGGCGGATGACCTTCAGCTCGTCGATGAGCTGCTCCATGCGGCCCAGCGACTTGTTGCCGCCGAGATACAGGCCGGCCCGGTGGCCGAGTTCGTCGCCGCCGGCCTGGTTGTGCGGCAGGCCCGCGTCGTCGAGGGCGAGCCGGGCGGCGGCCAGCGCGAGGCGGTCCCCGCGGTTGACGGTGCGCAGCTGGCGCCTGGTGGCGAACCGGGTGGCGTCGAAGTCGGCGATCTCGCCGCCGAGCCGGGTCTGCAGCGGCTGCGGGTCGTAGGCCCGGATCGGGCCGATCCCGCACTCGCCGGCCACCAGCGCCTTCCAGTTGGCCTCGGGGCCTTCGCCCAGCGCGGTCAGCAGGCCGATGCCACTGACGACGACCTGGCGTCCGGTGCCGCTCATCGGCGCTCCTGCGTGTCGCTGTCGGGTCGTCATCGCTTCTCCTCGTAGCGGCCCACGACCAGCCCGACGTTGGTGCCGCCGAAGGCGAAGGCGTTGACGAGGGCGTGCCGTACCTCCTGCCTGCGTGCCGTGTTCGGCACGAAGTCGAGGCCGAGCCGGCGGTCGGGCGTCTCCTGGTTGATGGTCGGCGGCACGACGCCGTGGTTGATCGCACCGATCGCGGTGAACAGGCTCAACGCCGCGGACGCCGCGGTGAGATGACCGGTCATCGACTTCGGCGAGCTGATCAGCAGCCGGTCCGCGGCGTCACCGAACACCTTCTTGATCGCGGTGGTCTCCGACAGGTCGTTGCCCGGGGTGCTGGTGCCGTGCGCCACGACGTAGTCGATGTCGGCCGGCTCGAGGCCGGCATCCGCGATCGACGCCTCGATGGACTCGATGGCACCGCTGCCGTCCGGCGGCGAGTCGGTCATCCGCCAGGCGTTCAGGCTGGTGCCGTACCCCAGGAGTTCGGCGAGAATGTGCGCCCCGCGGTCCCGGGCCGCCTCCAGCTCCTCCAGGACGAGGACGACACCGCCCTCCCCGAGGACGAACCCGGAGCGCTTGTCGTCGAAGGGCCGGCTGGCTTGCTGCGGAGCGTCGTTGTAGTCCTTCGTCAGCGCCCCCAGCAGGCCGAAGCACAGCACATCGAGCCACGTCGTCAGCGAGTCGTAGCCGCCCGCGAGCATCAGCGTGGCATCGCCCTCCTGCAGGCTGCGGAAGGCCTCCCCGACAGCGTGCCCGGAGGCCGAGCAGGCGGTGGACACACCCAGCATCGGGCCGGTCGCATCCAGCATCCGGGCCATCGCTGCGGAGGCGATGTTCTGGCTGTAGGCCAGAGCGTCGGAGGGCGCGTAGACGGAGAACGCGTCGTCCCGGCCGGTCCGCTCGCGCAGCGCCCCGACATCCACCAGCCACTGCAGGTCCGGCCGGTCCACACACGCGCCCATGGCCACACCCATGTCCGCGCCGTCGTACGTCTTCTTGTCCACCCCCGCGTCGCGCAGCGCCTCCCACGCCGCGCCCACACCGAAGGTGCCCGGCCGCAGCAGATGGCGCAGGCCGACCGAGCCGGGGACCGCGTCGTCGAGCCTAAAGCCCTTGACCTCACCGGCGATCGTCACGTCGAAACCGGTGGTGTCGATCGTCGTCAGCCGGCCGACTCCGCTGCGCCCTGCGGCCAGTGCCTGCCACGTGCTCGGCGCGTCGTTGCCCAGCGGCGTGACGGCGCCCACCCCGGTGACGACCACCCTGCGGCTCATCGCGGCGCCTCCGTCTCGTCAGGCCTCATGCCGTTCGTCTCCTTCGGTCGTTGTGTGTGGCGGCGGCTGGTGCGGTGTGCGGCGCCGCGGACTGGCACACCATGACGGCGTGTGCGACGGCAAGACCTCCGCTGTGGCTCAGGGAGAGGTCGATGTAGTACATGCCGAGGGACTGGGCAACCGCTTCGACCTCGCCGTACAGCCGCACGTGGGGCCGTCCGGCGCGGTCGTTGACGACCTCGACGTCCGTCCACTCCATGCGCGGGCCCATGCCGGTCCCGAGGCTTTTCAGCACGGCCTCCTTGGCGGCCCACCGGCCGGCGAGGTGCTCACCGACCCGCTTGCGCCGGTAGCAGTAGGCCAGCTCGCGAGCGGTGAACACCCGCTCCCGCAGCTCTGGTTGGGAGATCATCAGCTCCTCTACGCGAGAGACCTCGGCCAGATCCATGCCGGTCCGCACCCGCAGCGGCGGCGCGGGGCCGTCCGGTGACCGCCCCGCGCCCCGCTCACGCCGCGGCCGCGGCGAGGGCGGCACGCTCGGTCACCAGATCCGTCAGGTTCTGCACGGTGAACAGGGACAGCACCTCGTCCGCCGTGAGCTTGCCGGCCAGTGCCTGCACGTCGATCTGCGGCAGCGACTTCTTCAGCTGGGCCAGCCCGACCTCGTTGATGATGTCGTCAGCGTCGGCGAACTCCTCGTCGGGTATCCCGCCCTGGAGCAGCTCGGCGATGTCCGACACCTTGATCTTCACGTCCGCCGCCTTCTCGATGCGGAACAGGACGTCCAGCAGGTCGATGGACTCGGCGTCCAGATCGCCCAGCAGCGTGGCCTCGGGCACGGCCTCCTCGACATCTATGCCGAGCGCGTCGGCGACCGCTTCCTGGACGATGGTGCCGAAGCCTTTACCGTCGTACGACATGTGTCCTTTACCCTTCGTGGAATTGCTGGAGATGGACAGAGCGGGTGGTGCGGTCGGCGGTTGCTGCGGTGTCACGACGCCACCGGCTCCTGCCGCCTCTCCGGGGTCACTTCGGCGTGCAGCGCCGTGAGCCGGCGCGGGTCTCCGGTGGAGCGGGTGCGGGCCTGACCGAGGGTGCGGCGGGCGAGCCCGCTCAGCACCCGGCCGGGGCCGATCTCGGTGTACGCGTCCACCGGGCGCCGGGCGGCCGTGTGCAGCACCTCGACCCAGCGGACGGGTCCGGTGAGCTGACGCCGCAGCAGTTGCCTGGCCTCCTCGCCCGAGCGGACATGAGCGCCGGAGACCGAACTGATCACCGGCAGCACGGGGTCGGCGAACGCGTGGGCGGCGAGCGCCTCGGTGAACTCCTCCACCACCGGCGCCATCAGCGAGCAGTGGAAGGGCGCCCCCACGTCCAGCGGCACCACCTGGTCGGCGCCGGCGGCCAGCGCCGCCTTGCCGGCCACCTCGACGGCGTACGCGTGCCCCGAGATGACCGTCTGCAGCGGCTCGTTGTAGTTCGCGACCTGCACCAGACCCAGCCCCAGGCCCTCGGCGCTGCCGCAGGCGGCCAGCACCTGGGCCGCGGGCAGGCCCAGTACGGCCGCCATCGCGCCGGGCACCTCGCGGGCCACCTCGCCCATCAGCGCCCCGCGCAGCCGCACCAGTTGCAGGGCCGACTCCAGGGACAGCACCCCGGCGGCCACCAGCGCCGGGTACTCACCCAGGCTGTGGCCCGCGGCCGCCGCCGGCCGGTAGCCGGCGGACCGCAGCACTTCCCACACGGCGAGGCTGGTGGCGGCGATCGCGGGCTGGGTGATCTCGGTACGGCCGAGCTCCTGGGCACTGCCGCTCACACAGATCCGCGACAGCGGCAGACCCAGGATCTCGTCGGCCCGGTCGAACAGCCGCCGGGCCAGGGGATAGGTGTCGAGGAGGTGCCGGGCCATGCCGGGCCGCTGCGACCCCTGCCCGGGGAACATGGCCAGGCAGCCGGTCGTCGCAGCGACGCTGCCGGGTCCGGTCCAACCGGTCATCGGGTACTCCTTTCGTGGGTCGGTGCGGGGGTGCGCTGCCAGCCGGCCGCGTCCGGTGCGTCGGGCTGCGGGGGGTGCCAGTCGGCCGGCCGGCCCCAGCGGCCCCTGGCGGGCGGCGGATCCGGCTCGCCGGCGTTGCCGCGCAACGCGGCGAACACGGCCACCAGCCCCGCCAGTTCCTCCGGCGTGGGGTTGCCCCGCAGCACCCTCAGCGAGACGGCCTCCGGCGCGCTCACAGCGGCTCGTTGCCGTGCTTGCGGACGGGCTGCCGGGACCGCTTGGTGCGCAGCATGTCCAGGGACTTGATCAGCACCCGCCGGGTGTCCGCCGGGTCGATGACGTCGTCGACGTGTCCGCGCTGCGCGGCGACGAAGGGGTTCATCAGCTGCTCGGTGTATTCGGCGACCAGCTCCCGGCGCAGCTTCTCCGGCTCCGCCGCCGTGCTCAGCTGCCGGCGGAAGATGATGTTGGCCGCGCCGTCGGCGCCCATCACGGCCGTCTGGTTGGACGGCCAGGCGAACGACAGGTCGGAGCCGATCGACTTGGAGTCCATGACGATGTACGCGCCGCCGAACGCCTTGCGCAGGATCACCTGCACCCGCGGCACGGTCGCCTCGCAGTACGCGTACAGGAGCTTCGCGCCGCGCCGGATGATCGCGTTGTGCTCCTGGTCGGTGCCGGGCATGAACCCCGGCACGTCGACCAGCGTCACGAGCGGGATGTTGAACGCGTCGCAGGTGCGCACGAACCGGGCGGCCTTCTCCGAGGAGTCGATGTCCAGCACCCCCGCCATGGCGGCGGGCTGATTGCCCACCACACCGACCGTGTGGCCGTCCAGGCGGGCCAGGGCACACACGATGTTCGGCGCCCAGCTCTCCTGGATCTCCAGGTAGTTGCCGTCGTCGACGATGTGACCGATGACCGTTCTGATGTCGTACGGCGTCCGGTCGTCGACCGGCACCACCCGCAGCAGTTCCTCACAGCGCCGGTTCGGATCGTCCAGGGGCCGGGTGTACGGCGCCGTCTCGGCGTTGTTCGACGGCAGATAGGAGAGCAGTTCCCGGATGCCCTCGAAGCAGGACTCCTCGTCCGGGGCCACGAAACTCGCCACACCGGTGCGGGTGCCGTGGGTGTACGCGCCGCCGAGCTCCTCGTGCGTGACCTTCTCACCGGTCACCGCGTGCACCACGTCGGGCCCGGTGATGAACATGTTGGCCATGCCCTCGACCATGAACGTGAAGTCGGTCAGCGCCGGCGAGTAGACGGCGCCGCCCGCGCAGGAGCCGAGCACGACACTGATCTGCGGCACCACACCCGAGGCCCGGACGTTACGGGCGAAGAGCTTGCCGAAGCCGGCCAGGGCATCGATGCCCTCCTGGATCCGTGCACCGCCGCCGTCGTTGAGGCCGATGACCGGGGCACCGACGGAGTCGGCGAAGTCGAGCAGCTGGTGGATCTTCGCGGCGAACGTCGCGCCCAGCGCGCCGCCGCGGATCCGGGCGTCGTGAGCGAACACGAAGACCGTACGGCCGTCGACCTCGCCCCAGCCCGTGATCACCCCGTCGCCCTCGGGATGCGAGTCCTCCATGCCGAAGCCCACCGCCCGGTGCTCGGCGAACAGCCCCAGCTCGGTGAACGTGCCCGGGTCGATCAGCGCCTCGATGCGCTGGCGGGCCAGCAGCTTGCCCTTGGAGAGATGGCGGGCATCGGCTTCCGGGTCGTGCCCGAAGTGGGCCTGCGCCCTGCGGATGGTGAGATCGTCGGCCAGTTCGGTCATCGTGGATGCGCGCACCGGTGTCGGTGGCCGCGGTTCCGTGTCGGTCCTGCCGAAGTCCGGCAGTACGGCCTGGGGAGTGTCCGGAGGCGTCATTGCGGTCCCACTCCTTCCTGCCCTGTCGCGTAGGTGGCTTCGGAAATGACTCTCCGCCACCGGGATGGGCGCGGGACTGGAGTGCGTCTTGACCGCGGGTGTATCCCCAGGTGGGCTGCGCTAGATGGACAGACGGACGGCTTCCTCCAGGGCGCCCGCCCGGCCCGAGTCCAGCTCCTGGGCGAAACTGCGCTGCAGGCCGTCCAGCCGGTAGCGGGTGGGCAGGTCCGCCGCCGCGGGCTCGGCCACACTCAGGAAGTGGGCCTCCACCAGCTGCTCACAGGCGTCCTCGACGGTGGCGAAGTCCTTGCCGAGCACCGGGCAGGCCAGATGGGCGTCGAACTCGGGCACCGGCAGATGGGCCAGACAGCGAAGCGCCTCACGGGCATCCTCGGGCAGCGCGTTGTACGACGCCGTGAAACTGGCCCGCACACTCAGCGAACTGTGCGCCAGCTCGTCCAGCCGCCGGCCCTCGTCACTGAGCCGCTCCGCATAGCGGCCCAGCGACCAGTGGGGACGGGTGTTGAGCCGTGCGGCCGCGGCACGCAGGGCAAGAGGCAGACCCCCGCAGTACCGTGCGATCGCGGCCGCCGCGACCGGCTCCCGGTTGACCCGCTCGGGGCCCAGCAACCGCGCCAGCAGCCGCACACTGTGACCGTGCGGCAGATCCGGCAGCTGCAGCACACGGGCGCCGAGCGGCGCACTGAGCCGGACCCTGCTGGTGATCAGCACCGCGGTGTCCGCACTGCCCGGCAGCAGCGGCTGCACCTGCTCGTCATCGACCGCGTCGTCCAGGGTGAGCAGCAGATGGCGCCCGGCCAGCGCCAGCCGGTACACCTCGGCACGCTCATCCGGGTCGGCCGGAAGCCGGTCGGGATCCGTACCCAGCACCCGCAGCAGCCGGCCCAGCACCGCGTGCGGGTCCGCCGGCCGGGCACCGTTGCCCCGCAGCGCCGCGTACAACTGCCCGTCGGGAAAAGCGGACTGCAGCCGGTGCCCCAGGCGCACGGCCAGTGCCGTCTTGCCGACACCGCCGCCGCCCACCAGCACGGCCGCCGGCGGCTGCGAGCCGGTGGGCTGGGTCAGGGTCCGCTGGATCACCTCGAGTTCCCGTTCACGCCCCGTGAAGTCGGGCAGGTCGAGCGGGAGCATCTGCGGAGTGGGCTGGGGGCGGGCCACAACCTGGAACGAGCCGACGCCGTGCGTGACGGCGCCCTGCGGGTCGCCGCCGCGCTCGGGCAGCGGCACGGGATCGGCCGCCTCCCCCCGCAGGATCGTCTCGTACAGCCGCTGCAGCCGCCGCGACGGATCCGTGCCGAGCTCCTTGGCGATCAGCCGGCGCATCGACTGGTAGTACTCCAGGGCATCGACGCTGCGCCCCTCCAGGTAGAGCGCGAGCATCAGACGCTCGCACAGCTGCTCGGAGAGCGGATCGGTCAGCAGCGCCGCGCGCAGCTCCGAGAGGACGGCGCCGGGACGCTCCAGACGGATCTCGGCGTCCGCCCACTGACTGAGCGCCTCGTGGTGCAGCTGCCGCAGCGTCTCCCTCAGCCGGGCCGCCCAGTCGCTCTGCATACCGCCGAGTGCGTCACCCCGCCACATGTGCAGCGCCTGCTGCAGCAGCATGCTGCGCTCCTGGTCGCCGAGGCCCTCGTGCTGGGCGCTCTTGAGCAGCCGGCGAAACCGCACCAGGTCCACCGTGCCGGGATCGGCCGAAACCTGATAGCCGGCCGGGGTCCGGACCAGACCGACCGGCTCGGGCAGCCCGGCCGAAGCGAAGGCCAGCGCCCGGCGCAACCGGGTGATGTAGGTGTGCACGACGTTGCGGACCCCCGCGGGCGGCCGGTCGCCCCACACCCGGTCGACAAGGGACTCCAGCGGCACCGGCCGTTCCGGATCGACCAGCAGGATGCCGAGGATGCTGCGTTGCCGTGCGGGGCCGAGATCGGCCAGAGCGCTGCCCGTCCAGAGTTCTATCGATCCCAGTATCCGGAGCTCCATCGAAGATCACCCGTATCCCTTCAGTGTCCGGAAACTAACTCCGCCCGGTGCAGCGCCCCTTGATTTCCGCTCTGCCGCACCGGCCCCGGCCGGCGGACAACGCGCGTCACCCGCCCCGCGAGCGACTCCACGGTGGCGGGTGACGGATGCTGCGTATCGGGCTTCGGGCGGGGCGGCGGACTCAGAGGGCCGCCGGCTCCTTGCGCTGCGGGGTGTAGTCGGCGTGGTCGACGGCGCGTTCCCAGACCGCCTCGAACGCCTCCTTGCACCGGCGGATCAGCTTGGGGTCCTCGGAGAACTCGTGCGGGCCCCAGGAGCCGTCGCCGTGGAAGTTCGTCCAGCGCAGCAGCGTGTCGTCGAACACCCAGAAGTCGTTGCCCGGCAGCAGCAGTTCCGAGGCCCGCTGCCGCGGCAGCCAGCGCACCTTCTCGCCGGCGGGCACGTTGACGATCGTGGTGGTCTCCCACTCGTACTGGATGAAGTCGGTCACCGGCTCGGACACGATCCGCGCGCGCCGCCAGTCGATGCCGCGCTTGACCGCTTCCTGCACCAGCTCGACCCAGTCGGTGTGCCGGTCGTACTCGATCGGGAGGCCCTTTTGCCAGTCGACGAAGACCGGGCCCTTGGGGGTGTAGATGTCACGCATCTCCAGGTGCACGGCGGAGTGCTTGGACTGCGCGATCAGTTCGGCGAAGGCCGGGAAGTTGCTCGACATGCGAATCTCCAATCCGAGAACAGATCAGGCCCCGGCTGAGTCGTCGAACGACTGTGTGGAGCCGATTCCAGGCCTTGCCCCCCAGTTGAGCGCTCCGGCCTAGAACCGGGCTCGAGGACCGCTCCGGCAGCAGCCGCACGGCCCTGCGCGCTCACCGGACCAGAGGTATGCGTTTGACGCATTTTCAATGCGTCAAGCGTGATAGAATGAGCTTTATGAGTATGGCTCTTGAAGGGCTGGTGCGGTCAGCTGTTGCCACGCTGCTGCACGCGACGGGCGAGTCGCAGACCGACCTCGCGGCCGCGCTGGGTGTGAGTCAGGCGCAGGTGAGCCGGCGTCAGTCCGGGACCGCCGCGTGGAGCCTGTCCGACTGTGACGCGGTCGCCGCGCACTACGGCATCTCCGTGCACGATCTGGTGGCCGGTCCGACCCGGGCCGCCGAAGCCCTCCCCGAGGAACGCCGTCGCGTGCCCGGCCGCCCGATCACCGGTGTCCGCTCCGCGGGCGCGGACGGGGGAGCGTGATGACGGACTTCGGGGCGATCGACGCGCTGCTCGCCGCGGCCAAGAAGGAAGTCCCGCTGCCGCCCGCAGCCGAGCGGCGCTCACTGCGTGAAGGGCTGCATCTCTCGCGGGCCCAGCTCGCGCAGGCTCTGGGGGTCGGCCCGTCCACGGTCGGGGGCTGGGAGTCCGGACGGGACCCCGCTGGTGAAGTACGGGAGAAGTACGCGTACTTCCTCGAGGGAGCCCGCGCGAAGCTGGCCGCCGACGCGGCCGCCGGCAGTGAGCTCGGGGACGGCGAGCCGGCGGACGCCGGGCAGAGCGCCGGCCCCCACGCCGTCGACGGTGACGACGACGTCCTGGCCGACCCGCAGCCGTGTGTGCTGTGCGGGCAGCCCGCCCGGCACCAGGTGGAGGGATTCCCGCAGCACCTGGACCCTGCCGAGTGCGGCACGGCCGGCCCCGCGCAGCCGCCGGAGCCCGCACCCCTGGCCGGGCCACAGCAACCGCCGCCCGCCGAGAAGCCGCTCCCTGCCGTGAAGCCGGGCAGGGTGTCCGGTGTGAAGGTGGTGCCGGTGGGCCGCCGGGCGCAGGCGGCCTCCGAGACTCCGGACCTGATCGGCGCCGCGGTCGCGGCCGCGCTCGCCGACCACGCCGGCGACGTCGAAGCCGCGACAGCCGCGTTGGTGAAGCGGGCGATCCCGGACGCGATGGCTTTGCTGGACCACACCCGCAAGGGCGGCCGCTACGACGTCGTCGCCCACCCGTGGCTGCCCGACATCCTGCGCAAGCAAAGTGCCCGCGGCGCCGACCACGTCTGGGAGGCCCGCCCGAAATGGACGCGCCCCGAACTGCCCACCGGCCGGCACGAGGTGACCGCCCTCGACATCAACGGCGCCTACCTGTCCGCCCTGAAGACCCACCTGCCGCTCGGCCAGCTCGAACACACCACCGGCAACCACCACGACCGCCGCCGCGCCGGCCTGCACCTGATCACCCCGCCCGTGTGGGAGCACGAGGCGGTGCTGCCGAACCCGGTCGGCAACCGCGACGAGCCGGGCCCCCTGTGGGTCACCGAGCCCACCCTGCGCCTCCTGCTGCGCCTGTCCGGCCCGAAGCACGGCCTGTGCGACCCGCCCGAGATCCACGAGTCCTGGACGTCCGGGGCGACCGAGGGCCTGCTGGAGAAGTTCCGCATCGCACTGAAGGACGCCCGGGACCGGGCCATCGCCGAGGACGACACGGTCACCCTGGAGTACGTGAAGGCGATGTACTCCAAGTTCGTGTCCACGCTGGGGGAGTCGAACTACAACCGGGAGCTCTACCGCACCGACTGGATGCACCTCATCCGCTCCCAGGCCTTCGCGAACCTGTGGTGGAAGGCCCACCGTGCCTACGACGAGGGCCTGATGGTGGTCCGCGCGATGGGCACCGACGAACTCCACGTCACCGGCGACTGGCACGCGGTGTTCCCCGAAGGCCGCGGCGTCACCGAAGTGAAGGTCAAAGACACCTACACCGTCAGCGCCGGCCCCAGCGCAACCGCTGAGCCCTCTGACGGCGCTTCCTGACGCCGTCCACCTGTCCCGGGTGTCACATACCCACGCCAGGACATGGGATCGGCCCGCACAAGCCCTACAGCGATCACACCGAGAACTGGAAGAGACGATGCCCGAGCGGAGCATCGACTTCGGCAAGTACGGCGCCCACGGCCTCAAAGGCCACGAAGCCGCCGCCCGCCAGCTGGACGCCCTCGCCGGCTACCGTCACCGGTGCTGTGCGGTGCGCAGCTCGTCGGTGTACCGGGCGAGGGCCTCCTCGGCCGTGGGGGCGGGGCCGAACAGCTGCTCCTGGCGGCGGGGGTCGGCGACGTAGCGTCCGGTCTCGAACCAGCGGAACATCGCGGCCAGGTCCTTGATCAGGGGCATGAAGCGGACGGTGACGGCTCCTGCGGCGCGGGCGACGGCGGACGGGACGGCCCACACCTTGATCTTCTTTCCGGCGCGGCTGCCCATCACCTCGGCCACCTCCCGCATGCTGACCGGACGGTCCCAGCCGATGTCGATCCGTTCGCCGGGCTCGGCCTCGGCGTCGACCGCGGCTGCCAGGTACGCCGCGAGATCGGAGGTGTGGACGAAGGTCAGCGGGACGGTGGCCTGGCCGATCCACACCATGCGGCCCTTGCCGACCGGGTCGCCCGCCATGCTCGCGACCTGGTCGAGGAACGCCCCCGGGCGCAGGGCGACGAACGGGACGCCGAGCTGTTCGAGCTTGTCCTCGGCGAGCTTCTTGTGCCAGAAGTGCGGGACATCGGGCGTCTGGTCGCTGGTGAGGATGCTGGTCAGGACGAACCGCCGGATGCCGGTGCGGTGGGCGGCCTCGGCGAGGTTGGCGTTGCCGATGGTGTCGATGTCGTTGGCGTTCTTGCCGCCGCGGGTGTAGCCGGCGGCGGTGGTGACGACGGCGTCGGCGCCGTTCATGGCGGCGACGAGCGAGTCGACGTCGAGCATGTCGCCGCGG of the Streptomyces aurantiacus genome contains:
- the acpS gene encoding holo-ACP synthase, yielding MDLAEVSRVEELMISQPELRERVFTARELAYCYRRKRVGEHLAGRWAAKEAVLKSLGTGMGPRMEWTDVEVVNDRAGRPHVRLYGEVEAVAQSLGMYYIDLSLSHSGGLAVAHAVMVCQSAAPHTAPAAATHNDRRRRTA
- a CDS encoding helix-turn-helix domain-containing protein, whose product is MSMALEGLVRSAVATLLHATGESQTDLAAALGVSQAQVSRRQSGTAAWSLSDCDAVAAHYGISVHDLVAGPTRAAEALPEERRRVPGRPITGVRSAGADGGA
- a CDS encoding acyl-CoA carboxylase subunit epsilon, which codes for MSAPEAVSLRVLRGNPTPEELAGLVAVFAALRGNAGEPDPPPARGRWGRPADWHPPQPDAPDAAGWQRTPAPTHERSTR
- a CDS encoding beta-ketoacyl-[acyl-carrier-protein] synthase family protein encodes the protein MSRRVVVTGVGAVTPLGNDAPSTWQALAAGRSGVGRLTTIDTTGFDVTIAGEVKGFRLDDAVPGSVGLRHLLRPGTFGVGAAWEALRDAGVDKKTYDGADMGVAMGACVDRPDLQWLVDVGALRERTGRDDAFSVYAPSDALAYSQNIASAAMARMLDATGPMLGVSTACSASGHAVGEAFRSLQEGDATLMLAGGYDSLTTWLDVLCFGLLGALTKDYNDAPQQASRPFDDKRSGFVLGEGGVVLVLEELEAARDRGAHILAELLGYGTSLNAWRMTDSPPDGSGAIESIEASIADAGLEPADIDYVVAHGTSTPGNDLSETTAIKKVFGDAADRLLISSPKSMTGHLTAASAALSLFTAIGAINHGVVPPTINQETPDRRLGLDFVPNTARRQEVRHALVNAFAFGGTNVGLVVGRYEEKR
- a CDS encoding AfsR/SARP family transcriptional regulator, which gives rise to MELRILGSIELWTGSALADLGPARQRSILGILLVDPERPVPLESLVDRVWGDRPPAGVRNVVHTYITRLRRALAFASAGLPEPVGLVRTPAGYQVSADPGTVDLVRFRRLLKSAQHEGLGDQERSMLLQQALHMWRGDALGGMQSDWAARLRETLRQLHHEALSQWADAEIRLERPGAVLSELRAALLTDPLSEQLCERLMLALYLEGRSVDALEYYQSMRRLIAKELGTDPSRRLQRLYETILRGEAADPVPLPERGGDPQGAVTHGVGSFQVVARPQPTPQMLPLDLPDFTGRERELEVIQRTLTQPTGSQPPAAVLVGGGGVGKTALAVRLGHRLQSAFPDGQLYAALRGNGARPADPHAVLGRLLRVLGTDPDRLPADPDERAEVYRLALAGRHLLLTLDDAVDDEQVQPLLPGSADTAVLITSRVRLSAPLGARVLQLPDLPHGHSVRLLARLLGPERVNREPVAAAAIARYCGGLPLALRAAAARLNTRPHWSLGRYAERLSDEGRRLDELAHSSLSVRASFTASYNALPEDAREALRCLAHLPVPEFDAHLACPVLGKDFATVEDACEQLVEAHFLSVAEPAAADLPTRYRLDGLQRSFAQELDSGRAGALEEAVRLSI
- a CDS encoding beta-ketoacyl-[acyl-carrier-protein] synthase family protein yields the protein MSGTGRQVVVSGIGLLTALGEGPEANWKALVAGECGIGPIRAYDPQPLQTRLGGEIADFDATRFATRRQLRTVNRGDRLALAAARLALDDAGLPHNQAGGDELGHRAGLYLGGNKSLGRMEQLIDELKVIRRPDGTADMEHLARRGDVIMPPLFFVEGLPAGAVFNISQTYGIRGSSTFFAGYADAGATAIGRAMRAVRRGDADVAIAGGYDDATSWWSMTLLDRLGILSTRNDRGQGAYRPYDRDRSGGLPGEGAALLVLEEKQAALRRGARIYAEVTGYGAGHDARTPPAADPEGRGLARAVRRSLEDARLAAGDLGYIASDGSGTRLGDAGEAVALRTALGTAARSVPVSTPKPQTGHLVGGGGALNAAVAALALHHGVVPATLNLDNPDPVCALDHVRGSARESRPSHAMALARGIEGQAVALTLARPV
- a CDS encoding DUF6879 family protein produces the protein MSSNFPAFAELIAQSKHSAVHLEMRDIYTPKGPVFVDWQKGLPIEYDRHTDWVELVQEAVKRGIDWRRARIVSEPVTDFIQYEWETTTIVNVPAGEKVRWLPRQRASELLLPGNDFWVFDDTLLRWTNFHGDGSWGPHEFSEDPKLIRRCKEAFEAVWERAVDHADYTPQRKEPAAL
- a CDS encoding acyl carrier protein, with amino-acid sequence MSYDGKGFGTIVQEAVADALGIDVEEAVPEATLLGDLDAESIDLLDVLFRIEKAADVKIKVSDIAELLQGGIPDEEFADADDIINEVGLAQLKKSLPQIDVQALAGKLTADEVLSLFTVQNLTDLVTERAALAAAAA
- the fabD gene encoding ACP S-malonyltransferase translates to MTGWTGPGSVAATTGCLAMFPGQGSQRPGMARHLLDTYPLARRLFDRADEILGLPLSRICVSGSAQELGRTEITQPAIAATSLAVWEVLRSAGYRPAAAAGHSLGEYPALVAAGVLSLESALQLVRLRGALMGEVAREVPGAMAAVLGLPAAQVLAACGSAEGLGLGLVQVANYNEPLQTVISGHAYAVEVAGKAALAAGADQVVPLDVGAPFHCSLMAPVVEEFTEALAAHAFADPVLPVISSVSGAHVRSGEEARQLLRRQLTGPVRWVEVLHTAARRPVDAYTEIGPGRVLSGLARRTLGQARTRSTGDPRRLTALHAEVTPERRQEPVAS
- a CDS encoding acyl-CoA carboxylase subunit beta gives rise to the protein MTPPDTPQAVLPDFGRTDTEPRPPTPVRASTMTELADDLTIRRAQAHFGHDPEADARHLSKGKLLARQRIEALIDPGTFTELGLFAEHRAVGFGMEDSHPEGDGVITGWGEVDGRTVFVFAHDARIRGGALGATFAAKIHQLLDFADSVGAPVIGLNDGGGARIQEGIDALAGFGKLFARNVRASGVVPQISVVLGSCAGGAVYSPALTDFTFMVEGMANMFITGPDVVHAVTGEKVTHEELGGAYTHGTRTGVASFVAPDEESCFEGIRELLSYLPSNNAETAPYTRPLDDPNRRCEELLRVVPVDDRTPYDIRTVIGHIVDDGNYLEIQESWAPNIVCALARLDGHTVGVVGNQPAAMAGVLDIDSSEKAARFVRTCDAFNIPLVTLVDVPGFMPGTDQEHNAIIRRGAKLLYAYCEATVPRVQVILRKAFGGAYIVMDSKSIGSDLSFAWPSNQTAVMGADGAANIIFRRQLSTAAEPEKLRRELVAEYTEQLMNPFVAAQRGHVDDVIDPADTRRVLIKSLDMLRTKRSRQPVRKHGNEPL